In Silene latifolia isolate original U9 population chromosome 6, ASM4854445v1, whole genome shotgun sequence, the genomic window aaagtggcgccaatagaggacaagatgatggaaaaccgactaagatggtttgaccatgtgagaaggagacctatggacgcaccagttaggaggctcgAGACTTGGAGTACAGAAAAGGcccctagaggcagaggaagaccgagacagacatggttgagagtgatagagcacgatatgagagttctggggcttgaggagagtatggtgacggagagggcacaatggagggaaatgatacatgtggatttttagtatttgatgttttttgacagatttagtgttttttttatttatttaatttaaagaaattaatttatttattttcctctcctttattacacactttttcaacaaccactttcttatagattttacctggttcattccggatccttaactctatttcggttttaaaaatcattttaatcttttctctcgatttaaattttaagtttttataaaagaaagacggaattcgattttaaaacccctaagttcaccttgactttccattacattttcgttctccctttttgttcttcatcttccctttttttattcgcattttgaggcgtgcgttcacccatgaacGGTTCGAAAgtatgattcatgtcagccgaccccaaatcattttgggattaaggctctgatgttgttgttgttgttgttgttattcatgAGTGGAGAGAAATTCGAATATAATTTCTAATATATAAcataaaatatagtcatgtgagatcatTTTTTAATCGTCTTAATGAGTactttaagaatatcaaatttttaataatatgtaaataaaGATGAACAAAACAACTTGTACATTGACAATGTGAAAAAGTAAACGTAAAGAAATGGGTAAGACGGAGCAAGTAAATCTGAAGGGCCGTGAAAGAGAGTAGAGAAGTACAATCTTTGCAGGTTGAGAAATCACGGATTCCTCCTCCTGGAAGCCTCTTCCTCCACTTGCTCCTCTAGTTATCTGCAAATCAGAAATGATCTCAAAATTTGCCAGACAAAAAATTTGGAACAGATGCTGCCTCCTATGCAATATTCACTAATAGGATATTACAAAAAAATAAAGCTCACATCCTCGTGGTGGTGTAGATTTGAATCTCGGAAATCAAAATCAGATCCTTCTCTGTCGTCTGGAATGTTATCCCCTCCTTTGCCCAATAGGACTCTCGAGGCCTGGTGAAACACACTAACAGACTATCACAAAGGCGATCGGAAAGAAACAAGAAGCATTAAAAAAAGGAAACTTTCAGGAACTGATAAGCACCAGATCAGAAAAAGACGAAGCAATCTGAGGCACCGAAGCAATCTGTGGCCTATGAGGCCACTGAATTCTTCTCCTGTCAAATCCAGGTTTCCTGGGTTGTTCTGACGTCAAATTATTAAATACAACAGCATCACTTGAAACAGTgacaacaccaatcagcagaccATCCTCATATAGTGGGCTTTTAGTCACCAATGCCATAAAAAGCTCACCGGACCTTTTCTTGAAAGGGAACTGACCCGACCATGAATGGCCAAACCGCAGCTTTTCCATTATTCTATTCATGTATGGAGCATACTGTTCTTCAATAAGTATTTCCCAAGAGCATTGTCCTAATATTTCGTAGTCCCGCCATCCATAAAGCTTCTCTGCAGCATGGTTCCTGTTTGAGACGGAGTAGTTCATAAGCTTCAAGGATGACGCCGCCTATTTGGTTAACTAGACTATAAACtgcaaaattttaattttttctttgaaccaataataacaataataataccaatataACACTATACTGTAAGCGAACAATCCTTTAGCTAGCTCAGATAAGTGAAGCTAAGAGTGTGCACAAGTTCACAAACACACAGTTTGAAGGCCACGTATTAAACCTCCAATGTCCTCTGCAATGAGATAAAAGTTGAATCTATGATTAGTCGGGACTGTAATCTCCTAAACAAGCGGTCCTGGTTTCAATTCAGCTTTTTTGCGGAGAAATGAAACCAAAGTTACGAGAGCGTTTTTTGTGGAGAAATGAAATCAAAGTTACGAGAGCGTTACTGTTAGAGGAATTAGGGTTAGGTTATGAGAAACGACGGCTACCGTCTAGAACCGTCTAGGGTTTAGACTATTGTCGTTTATTATATATATCGTCTATGTATTCAATGAGAGACACACTATTCAATAATATATTTCTCTTATGCAATTCTCCCCGTATCAGAGCCTCTTTCTTGAGGACTCTAGAAAATCGTTTCCGCTTTCTTGCCGGTGGGCGAAGATCTATGGCGCTCACCGGCGGGATATCATTATTTACTGtctactcaaaaaaaaaaaaaaaaaaagcttagcGAGGAAAGACCACGGCAACCATGATTCATGTGCTTTCAATAATCAAACAATTCTGCCTATCAATCTAGCATCTCCCAATAAAAATTTGTATTGAAAcgttttgtttctttttctttgaaatatgattaaaattCTTCAACGTCGTTCAAGGTGATACTTGATTTATTTGGAGTCCAAAAAAATTAACGTTCTCCAGATCttgaaattgacggataatttttcCATTTTATTGATATATGTCAGGTTCGATGAGTTCCTGCAAATTAACTCATATTCGACAAGTCCGAAAAActtaacgttcttgttcgaaTAAAATTTTCTTATGAGTCTTCTACTCGAAGtttttattttgtatttgtgCAAACTCATGGAAATTTTTATCAAATTACCATGAGTTTGAGGGGAATGTTAGAGGAATTAGGGTTAGGTTATGAGAAACGACGGCTACCGTCTAGGGACCGTCTGGGTTTAGACTATTGTCGTTTATTATATATATCGTCTATGTATTCAATGAGAGACCCATTATTCAATAATATATTTCCCTTATGCAATTCTCCCCTCGACAGTTCAAGTGTCGGTACAGAATGATAttgttaaaagaaaaaaaaaaaaaaaaaaaaaaaaaaaaaactaaaacggAAATATCAAATTTATTTTCGAAATCCTCAACTCCAATCTGCTAAATCAGCTGAAGCCAATCATGTACATAGTAATATCCAAAGACTACAATGGAAGCATTGTTCAATCCCACTTGTTTTGTTTTCTGTACCAATAATCACAACAAGCATTGTATACTACTACTATTAACAACAACTAATCTCCCCCATATTTCGAGACTAAATCCAAACATTCATCAACTATTGTCTATGTACCAGCAAAAACAACGTACTAAATTTTGTGAATTTCTATAGAATCGGCCGCCATTTAAAAAATTCAATCCTCAAATCTCCACTCCATATCCTCTTTATATTGAAATCAACTGATTATTTCACCAATTAACAAACTCGAGATCATTCAGAAAGCAATATCTCAACCCAAAAGCTTATTGTTTTTTGGAAAAGCACATAAAACAACAATTCGATAAATGATTAAACACAAATAAACTCGCGATCATTTAAGAAAACGCAATCAGAAATCAAAGAGGCGTCATTTTGTTGAAAAAATTAAATTAATCTATCCATAAGTCTTCTATAAGGCGGTTTTACATTAATATGGACTCGTAAATGCAAAATTACTAGGCATAGAGATGTTCAAAACATTAACATAACGATAATAAATGAATCATTACTCCATAAATCCACAAACCAGTAAGTAATCTCTCCAGAAGCAGGATCAGTCACGTGGACGGCATGGTCCAACGACTGAAGCACGTGACCATACGGACCGCCACATCGAAAGTTACCAGGAAACGACGCCACATCATCCGGTGACGTGGCAACCTCATCTTTTGCCAACACATCGAGTTGAGCTTTAAGACTCGCGTAACTCACCTCCAACTCAGAGCAACGATCCACCAAAAGTCCAAAACTCGGATCAAACTCGTTCCTGACTCGTCGGAGCCCATTTTTACAGTCGCAGCTAGTTTTCTCTCTCCTCGCCGGTAGTTATTCGCCGGGAAGGGTAAAGTTGGAAAATCGGGGCGCATTATTTTAGTCGTGCAAGTTGCTTGAGTAGTAGTGTATTTACCCAAAGATTATTGGATTATTATATTTTgttgaattaattaatttatatttattaattaaataattggTTGGCGTCAgagattattttttttttttttttggtttaaatGTAAGTAATATATTAAAACTTTTCCCAAGGGGAAAATAATCACCAATTACAACCTACCATTTATTCCTCCTTATATGTATTCAGgagaacaaaacaaaaaaacaagacTATTACATTAATCCTCTAGATATGCACCACTCTCTATCATTTTGCGACATATGATAATATTGATATTTTAGCAATGCTAGTCTGCCATCTTCGATAACTGTTTTAACTAGAAACCTTGGGTGTATCACCTTGTACTCCACACGGCAAGCATTACGAGCGAACCAAATATGATAATGCATAGCAATCACCAACGAGCATAAGAGCTTCCTCAGGAATCCAGAGCAACGCCTGATCTTCATCATTTGTTCAGTGGACCCAAAACCATTGCCCAATGCGCCAATCCATGCCCGCATCCTTTCATAACATCTGCGAGTATAACTACATTTTTCAATCAAATGAGCATGATCCTCATCATGCGTTCCACACAAGTAACAAGTCATACGATCAGTGATACCCATTTTATGCAGCCTATCCATAGTAAGGAGCCTTCCATGTTTGATAAGCCACGCATTGAAGACATGTTTGGGAGTGTTAAGTCTACTCCAGACACTGCTGAACCATGGTACTTTCGTCAGATTATCTTGCCTCAACCAATTATATCCATTCCCAATGGAATAATGACCATTAAAGCCGCCATTGTCCATTCCTGTAACTTTGATGCAAATTTATCCTTCACCATGCATACCTGTCGCCATGCCCAGGAACTGTTAGCATTTGGCTGGTAGTCAAACCATTCTCTCCCCTTCAAATAGATCTTATCAATCCATTTAATCCAGAGAAGGTCCTTCTTTGAAGCTATCCACCATACTAATTTCCCCACAGCTGCAATATTCCAAATCCTGCTGTCTATGACACCCAACCCACCAGCCTTAGTAGGAAGGCAAATAATCTTCCAAGAGACAAGAGGTGCCTTAGAGTAGCTTTCAGATCCCTCCCATAGGAAATTTCTGCATAGAGCTTGTTGTAAATAATATGTGAATAGTATAATTTTATTGATGATCAGTATGGAGATACAGCATACATATATATACTAATGAAAGAGGAAAACCTAGCTAAGATTACAAGAGCAAATACAGGAGCTAAGTTAGGTAACAgaataacaataattacaaaaGATAATTACAAATATTGTTAGTTGATATGGAGTCAAGGAAGACGTGATATGCATTCCTATTTTGTAGGTTTGGTATCTTGACTTTGATCTTTAGAATTATCTTTAACATTCCCCCTCAAGATGGACGGGCGACAGCGAAGACCAATCTTGGATGACAGAGTGAAGAAGCGCGGCTTGTGAAGTGGTTTCGTTAAAGTATCCGCGAGTTGATCAGTCCCATTTATAAGCTGAACTCGAACGAGACCTTGACGAACATATTGCTTGACAAAGTGAAAGGCGAGGGCGACATGTTTCATTCGAGTGTGAAATACGGGATTGGCGGCATAGGTGGTGGCACTGAGGTTGTCACAAAATATAGTAGGTGGTTGTTTGCAGGTGACGCCTAGTTCGTGCAATAAATTGTGCAGCCAGATTATTTCAGCAGTCGTGTCAGCAACGGCACGATATTCCGCTTCAGTGGAGGAGCGAGACACGGCTCGTTGTTTTCGAGAAGACCAGGATATAGGGTTTTGCCCGAGATAGACAAGGTAACCGGTCGTGGATTGGAGGTCATTTGGGTCGCCACCCCAATCCGCATCACAGTATGCGTGGAGACAGAGAGGTGACGAGTTGGTGATGTGAATGCCGACATGTAGTGTGCCGTTAAGGTACCGAAGTAGCCGTTTTAAGGCAGACCAATGCGTGGCAGTAGGGTGAGTGAGAAACTGGGCCAGTTTGTTAATAGAGAAAGCGATGTCGGGGCGGGTAAGCGATAAATATTGAAGACTACCAACTATTGAGCGATAGTCCGTTTCATTTTCAATGGGGTTGTGAGGTTCTTTTTCGAGAGGAGGGTGGGCAACCATGGGTGTTGTTGCGGGTCTTGAGTCATGCATTTTGTGAGTGTGAAGTAAGTCGGATAAGTATTTGGTTTGGTTAAGATGTAACCCGGTTTTCGTGGGTGTGACCTCTATACCAAGGAAATAGGATAAGGGGCCAAGGTCTTTTAGGGAGAATTTGGTTGATATTTGTGAGATGAAGTTTGTAATATGTGTCGTGTTAGGACCGGTGACaataatatcgtctacataaacTAAAACATAAAGACAAGTGTGAGtggttttaaaaataaaaagggACGGGTCGGACAAAGAATTAGTAAAACCTGATGAAATAAGATATTGTTTAAGCTCGGTGTACCAAGCACGAGGTGCTTGTTTGAGACCGTAAATGGCTTTATGGAGGCGACAAACATGATCTGGTTTGGTGGAGTCAATAAAACCCGGTGGTTGGGCCATAAAGACGGTATCGGTTAAATGACCCTGCAAAAAAGCATTATTAATATCAATTTGGTGTAGGTGCCACTTATTCGTGACAGCTAAGGTGAGTATTAGACGAATAGTAGTAGGTTTGATAGCCGGACTAAAGGTTTCCGAATAATCGATTCCGGGTCGTTGATGAAAGCCTTTGGCAACAAGACGAGCCTTGTGTTGCTTGAGACTTCCATCGGGATTGTATTTGATACGGTAAACCCATTTGCAACCAACAACATTCGAAGCAAGGTGACGAGGGACGAGAGACCAAGTATTGTTGCGGGTAAGGGCCTCAAATTCTGCAGTCATTGCAGCGCGCCATTGAGGGTTGATAAGGGCTTGTTTAGTTGTGTTTGGGGTAACATGGGTGAGGGAAGTAGTAGCAATGGTTGCATAAGGGCCTGATTTGGAGTACAGGGGATTTGGTTTAACAATGTTGTGGGATAGTCTAGTGGCATGTCGAGGTGGGGGAGGGGGTGGAGGAGGTGGGGGAGAGGGTGATGGTGAGGAGGCAAGGGTGGCAGGGGATGGCGGGGGAGTGTTGTGTGGAGGTGGGGAGGGTGGAGGGGAGGGAGGAGGCGTTGGGTCAGGCACGGTGGGCGAGGCAGTGGGGGTTAATATGGGTACGGTTAGATGGCACCATTGGGACGGGGTGGGTAAGGTGTGGGATGCAGACTTGGAGAGAGTAAGGTAGGGAAATTCGGATTCGATGAACCGAACATGACGTGAGGTATAGAGTTTATTGGTGACGGGTTCAAGACACAAATACGCACTTTGGGTGTTCGAATATCCAACAAAGACACACGGAGTAGACTTTGGCTCGAGCTTGTGGTTGGTGTAGGGTTTCAACCACGGGTAGCATAGACAACCGAAGGGACGTAGTTTGTGATAATTGGGATGTTCTTGGAAAAGAAGTTTGTAGGGAGATGCATTATTTAGTGTGGGCGAGGGGAGACGATTGATAAGGTAAGTAGCGGTGGAGAAGGCTCTGCTCTTTCCATCTCGCATCTCGGTTCATTCTCTATCCTTCACTCTAATCATCGTATTTTCTTTAATAACGTCCTTATCGTACCGAAAATCTCACGCCCCTTAATTTCTGTTTCACAATTTTGTCATGATAACCAAGCTTATGCTATTTTCTCTTCCACCTCCTTTTATTTACATGGTATCAGGATTCACATCGGTCCTATACTAATCACCATTATCTTCCGCTGCCTACCCTTTCGACGGTTCACCCATGGCTTCCAACAACCATCAAATCCCGAACTCCGCTGAACCCACAAAACCTCTTCTTTCCGTATCCTTTCCCACATGTACCAAACTCACCCCAACCAATTATCGCGCCTGGCACTATCAGATCAGTCGCCTCTTTCAAGGTTACGGTCTTTACTCCTATCTCGACGGCACCACCAAAGCCCCACCTACAACCATCACCCCGGCTGCCACCACCGAAAAACCAAACCCTGACCCCATTCCCAACCCTGCTCACGAGACATGGTTCCGTCAAGATCAGCTGATTCTTGGTGCTTTGGCTGGTACCCTCGACGAGGACGTGTCTCCTGTCATCCTTGATGCCTCTACCTCTCATGAGGCATGGACCACCCTCGCTACAACCTATGCTAATCCTTCCCGTGGTCATATTCTCCAAGTGAAGGATCGTCTCAAAACCATCAAACACACAAACACTATCTCAGAATATATGCTCGCCATAAAGGCTTGCACCACCCAATTAGCCCAACTCGGGAAACCCGTCGACCCCGAGGATATCACTGAAAAAATTATCACCGGTCTTGACTATGAGGAATACAAGCAAGTTATCGATGCGGTACGTGCTCGTGATTCCCCGATTTCTTTTGAGCTATTTCATGAAAAACTAATTAATCATGAACTAACTCTCAAGAACAAACCCGTCACCACACCCTTCCAATCCCAACCCTCGGCTCATGCAGCCTACACCCGCTCCTCAACCAACACCTACCACAACCGCTACCAAGGCCACTCCACCAACCAGCCTCACCAACGAACCCACTATCCAAACCAGACCCCACCCCAAAACCAGTACCGTGGCCCCCCAAATCAGGCGAGTCCCAACCCATTTAAGGGTCGTTGCCAATATTGTCGAACCACTGGACACGTCATTCGTGACTGTCCCGACTTCAAAAGAGACTACCCCGATGTCGTGTTCCCACCCCCACCATCCCGTCAGCCTCGCCCCTCCGCACACACCGCCACCACCAGCCTGTCTCCCTCCTCTTCCTACCTCATCGATAGTGGTGCATCGCACCACATAACCAATGATCTCAACACCTTGTCTCTACACGCACCATATGATGGTCCGGATGATCTTGTTATTGGAGACGGCTCTGCTCTTTCCATCTCGCATCTCGGTTCATTCTCTATCCTTCACTCTAATCATCGTATTTTCTTTAATAACGTCCTTATCGTACCGAAAATCTCACGCCCCTTAATTTCTGTTTCACAATTTTGTCATGATAACCAAGCTTATGCTATTTTCTCTTCCACCTCCTTTTGTTTTAAGGTAATCAAGACGGGGGAAACTCTGCTTGAAGGACCATTCCGCGACGGCTCCTATCAATGGACTCCACCAACGTCGCCACCCCATGCCCTAGCTGCAAATAAATCGAGCTCCTTGTGGCATGCTCGTCTTGGCCACCCTTCAAATTCAACTTTGCGTTTATTAAATTCTAGTTTCAATTTCAGCATTTCGGATTTTTTGCACTGTAattcttgctctgataccatgtaaaTAATATGTGAATAGTATAATTTTATTGATGATCAGTATGGAGATACAGCATACATATATATACTAATGAAAGAGGAAAACCTAGCTAAGATTACAAGAGCAAATACAGGAGCTAAGTTAGGTAACAgaataacaataattacaaaaGATAATTACAAATATTGTTAGTTGATATGGAGTCAAGGAAGACGTGATATGCATTCCTATTTTGTAGGTTTGGTATCTTGACTTTGATCTTTAGAATTATCTTTAACACTTGTATCCTATCCATCACTCCTGCCGGTAGCACAAAGATTTGTGCCCAGTAATTATGTAAAGTGGCCAGGACAGATTTAACCAGGATTAGCCTACCAGTGTAAGAGATTTTCCTCTTATTCCATCCCTTGATTCTATTGACCATTCGTTCCACCAGTAAAGAGCAGTCAAATTTAGAGAGTTTCTTATGTGAGATGTGCACCCCCAAATACTTAAAAGGTAGATTACCTTTAGTAAACCCAGTCCTGCTCAGAATATCCTTCTCAATCTCAGCAGGGACACCATTAAACACTATGTCAGTTTTGTCATTGTTGATGTGTAAACCACTAGCACGAGAAAAACAGTCAAAAGTCTCAACTAGTGTGCTTACAGACCCCAGATTACCTTTACAAAAGAGTAACAGGTCATCCGCAAACATAAGATGGGAAAGCTTGAGTCCTTTGCAGAGGGGGTGATAAGAGAAGTATGGCCCATTGCAAACTACCATAAGCATTCTACTCAGGTATTCCATACATAAGGTAAAAAGCAAAGGGGAAAGTGGGTCACCTTGCCTTAGCCCTCGTCCTCCATTGAAGAAGCCATAGGTGTTTCCATTAAGTACAATAGTATAGGTTGTGGTAGTTATGCATTGCATCACCAGTTGAATGAAATGCGGGGGAAAATTAAGCGCCTTCAACATTTGATGCACAAAATTCCATTCAATGGAATCATAAGCTTTTCTCAAGTCTACCTTTAGCATGCACCTAGGGGATACACTAGCCCTCTTGTATAGTCTAATCAGATCCTGGCTAATAAGAATATTACCCTTGATGCTTCTGCCTTTAACGAACGCAGCCTGGACTGGACTGATGATCATAGGAAGAACATGCCCCAATCTCGCACATAGAATTTTTGAGATAACCTTATACACTGTATTACAGCACGCTATAGGTCTGAAATCCTTGACTGAATTTGGATGCTGCACCTTAGGAATAAGTACCAGATTAGTGCTGTTCAGTTGCTTCAGTAATTGGCCCTCTTGAAAGAAATTTATGATAGCATCACTGATATCCTTCCCCATAATATCCCAGCCTTTCTTGAAGAAACAACTCGAGTA contains:
- the LOC141659010 gene encoding uncharacterized protein LOC141659010 — encoded protein: MNRIMEKLRFGHSWSGQFPFKKRSGELFMALVTKSPLYEDGLLIGVVTVSSDAVVFNNLTSEQPRKPGFDRRRIQWPHRPQIASVPQIASSFSDLASRVLLGKGGDNIPDDREGSDFDFRDSNLHHHEDITRGASGGRGFQEEESVISQPAKIAAKLFAKLRKKSTTNKSEASYSSFMENGVLHRSDDDSCWPRGPKETVSHNSALDIGYSIFQGLRVDDELEADLEKQKAREIEDATERQVGVKNIPSRVQNLGRVVLDFHSTDTRYRPRNHRDSPRSVRDDRLRTDYTDTEI